The Patescibacteria group bacterium genome window below encodes:
- a CDS encoding pilin has protein sequence MKRIVFYLMLPIFLLNFSAAALVPPVLAQAPTDINNQQGFEDGTGAISHAFGQSGEPTDIRTIIANIIVAVLGLLGTIFLILLLYAGFKYMTSMGNEEQTSQAKGQIVSAIIGLIIILSAYALTSFVTSCLIGATSYVIWTADICK, from the coding sequence ATGAAAAGAATCGTTTTTTATCTAATGCTGCCGATCTTTTTGCTTAATTTTTCGGCCGCCGCTTTAGTGCCGCCGGTATTGGCCCAGGCTCCGACGGACATCAATAATCAACAGGGGTTTGAAGATGGTACCGGGGCCATTTCCCACGCCTTTGGCCAAAGCGGAGAGCCTACCGACATCAGGACTATCATCGCCAATATCATTGTGGCGGTTTTGGGTCTTTTAGGAACTATTTTTTTGATTCTCCTGCTTTATGCCGGATTTAAATACATGACCAGCATGGGCAACGAGGAACAAACCAGCCAAGCTAAAGGCCAGATCGTCTCGGCCATTATCGGCTTGATCATTATTTTATCGGCCTACGCCTTAACCAGCTTTGTCACCAGCTGCCTGATCGGGGCAACCAGCTATGTTATTTGGACAGCTGATATCTGTAAATAA
- a CDS encoding flippase: MQLGTKVAYNTIIQVASKVVTTALGLLAVAIMTRYLGTAGFGEYTTIITFLALFGVLADLGLTLVTVQMISQAGVDEKKILDNLFSLRLLTAIVFLGAAPIAAWFFPYNHDIKIGIIITVFSFFFIALNQIFTAIFQKYLRMDKVSLAETASRLVLLGGTIAAVRFDFGLSGVLVSIVAGSFVQFILLYLFSRKFARLGFAFDLSLWREVAQKSWPLAVTIFFNLIYLKTDTLILSLMKSQSDVGIYGAAYKVIDILTTIPFIFAGVVLPILAADWSQRAEERFRKILQKSFDLMVILAVPLVVGTQILAQPVMVLVAGQDFAAAGTVLKILIFAAGFVFTSSFLAHVMIALNKQQKIIPAYIFTAVTSVIGYLIFIPRFSYFGAAAITVYSEAVITLFMIWYAFRYAKFFPRLKILGKSVLAALVMGAALAIPPAGFYQHGWCLLSAIGAAVAIYFVALYLVRGIGQKDLALLLNQEPRENEFL, encoded by the coding sequence ATGCAGCTTGGCACCAAAGTCGCTTATAATACGATCATCCAGGTAGCGAGCAAAGTCGTGACGACCGCGCTCGGTCTTTTGGCTGTAGCCATAATGACTCGTTATTTGGGCACGGCCGGTTTTGGCGAATATACCACCATCATTACTTTTCTGGCTCTTTTCGGAGTGCTGGCCGATTTGGGATTGACCCTGGTGACCGTGCAAATGATCTCTCAAGCGGGCGTTGACGAAAAGAAAATTTTGGATAATTTATTCAGTTTGCGGCTGCTGACCGCGATTGTTTTTTTAGGCGCGGCTCCGATCGCGGCTTGGTTTTTCCCCTATAATCATGACATCAAGATTGGCATCATCATCACGGTTTTCTCTTTTTTCTTCATCGCCCTCAATCAAATTTTTACCGCAATTTTTCAAAAATATTTGCGGATGGATAAAGTTTCTCTGGCCGAGACCGCCAGCCGGCTGGTCTTGCTCGGCGGAACCATCGCGGCCGTTCGTTTCGATTTCGGTCTCTCGGGCGTGCTGGTTTCGATCGTGGCCGGCAGCTTCGTTCAATTTATTTTACTTTATCTGTTTTCGAGAAAATTCGCCCGGCTGGGTTTTGCCTTTGATCTTTCTTTATGGCGCGAGGTGGCGCAAAAGTCCTGGCCGCTGGCCGTGACCATTTTTTTTAATTTGATCTATCTCAAAACCGATACTTTGATTTTGTCGTTAATGAAAAGCCAGTCCGATGTCGGCATCTATGGCGCGGCTTATAAAGTGATCGATATTTTGACGACTATTCCTTTTATTTTTGCCGGAGTGGTCTTGCCGATCTTGGCGGCCGATTGGTCGCAACGCGCCGAGGAGCGGTTCAGAAAAATTTTACAAAAGTCTTTTGATCTGATGGTGATCTTGGCCGTGCCTTTGGTGGTCGGCACGCAAATTTTGGCTCAGCCGGTGATGGTCTTGGTGGCGGGCCAGGATTTTGCGGCGGCCGGAACGGTTTTGAAAATTTTGATCTTTGCCGCCGGATTTGTTTTTACCAGCAGTTTTTTGGCGCACGTGATGATTGCTTTGAATAAGCAGCAAAAAATAATTCCCGCCTACATTTTTACCGCCGTTACTTCGGTGATCGGCTATTTGATCTTTATTCCGCGGTTTTCTTATTTTGGCGCGGCGGCGATCACGGTCTACAGCGAGGCAGTTATTACTTTATTTATGATCTGGTACGCTTTCCGCTACGCGAAATTTTTTCCTCGCTTGAAGATTCTCGGCAAATCCGTCCTGGCCGCCCTGGTCATGGGAGCGGCGCTGGCAATACCGCCGGCCGGTTTTTATCAGCACGGCTGGTGTTTGCTTTCGGCCATCGGCGCGGCCGTGGCGATCTATTTTGTCGCTCTGTATCTGGTGCGCGGCATCGGCCAAAAGGATTTGGCGCTCTTGCTTAACCAGGAGCCGCGAGAAAACGAATTTCTGTAA